One genomic window of Parasteatoda tepidariorum isolate YZ-2023 chromosome 9, CAS_Ptep_4.0, whole genome shotgun sequence includes the following:
- the LOC107457303 gene encoding nucleoporin 88 gives MTAMINQNIISNVMLEKLSMNKTKYNNVKESKNLFAIYEQYAFVWHDNGSCILTVQLNSKENHENKVKELTLTNPPIFDVESILFNQTGSLLALSGKNGVMIYEVPWRYGKFGTPGSDEDNIIGRSWNIAETFFVCSNRIGVVQVAWHPGSSSSTHLTVLSTDNYIRIYDVTDPQAPQQVISLGSSTKSSFLTTESKINFSTCFGENAISFDFGPSEEVEIPYYNKLKLVDRIEKVVIWPIYLLHSSGDIYVVKAPMKKEKSQALPKVMGPLTMYPQSEDNYGYDACYILCLHTTPPCIILATSSGIMYHCLVLETLKLNNENKFDAWDFENSSESCDISLYVFESVELPLTLSEEQDDVYSHPIRLHKDMISQCKYHCTHISGLHSVAVPFLKTIEEYLETEKLEKLLTSEEKQTCIVEHILCTKPLSEMESVPVLGLDVSVNDASVNLICLLASWEFLCFPLVCSYFSPPPHLLSENFVNSEEDVNSSIPSFEQLIEKALSRSVSCPFLKSQATSGHILSSPQQQLDFLCGITQRYREEYIQKLNTAQALLRSRIKVLVQQKEYQLRDIARSQQEKEALRIGAERLAEKYEEAKTSQQKLFNRIETVLQKLQQNSPHLSKAEINMNSTLLSYEEKLKDFKASLDLIKKKLKLQNDKLKETDELASSSKSNLNNLTLTEVQTKHIKELISKEGDSISELMKKVNIVKKQVTV, from the exons gaaCTTACTTTGACAAATCCACCAATATTTGATGTTGAATCGATTTTATTCAATCAAACAGGGAGTTTGTTAGCATTGAGTGGAAAAAATGGAGTGATGATTTATGAGGTTCCATGGAGATACGGAAAATTTGGTACACCTGGATCTGATGAGGATAATATAATTGGAAG GTCTTGGAATATTGCAGAAACTTTCTTTGTCTGTTCGAATAGAATTGGCGTTGTGCAAGTTGCTTGGCACCCAGGCAGCAGTTCAAGCACTCATCTCACAGTACTTAGTACAGATAACTATATCCG taTATATGATGTCACAGATCCCCAAGCTCCACAACAAGTGATATCATTAGGAAGCAGcacaaaaagttcttttttaacaactgaatcaaaaatcaatttttcaacatGTTTTGGAGAAAATGcaattagttttgattttggaCCTTCTGAAGAAGTTGAAATaccatattataataaattaaaacttgttgaTCGTATAGAAAAAGTAGTTATTTGGCCTATATATCTCTTACATAGTAGTGGTGATATTTATGTTGTGAAAGCaccaatgaaaaaagaaaa atcCCAGGCACTTCCCAAAGTTATGGGTCCACTTACTATGTATCCTCAATCAGAAGACAATTATGGCTATGATGCTTGCTATATTCTTTGCCTACACACAACTCCACCATGCATCATATTAGCTACTAGCTCCGGCATCATGTATCATTGTTTGGTTCTTGAAACTCTcaaattgaataatgaaaataag TTTGATGCGTGGGACTTTGAAAATTCCTCTGAAAGTTGTGATATTTCTTTATATGTGTTTGAAAGTGTTGAACTCCCTCTAACGTTATCTGAAGAGCAAGATGATGTTTATAGCCATCCTATCAGATTACATAAAG ATATGATTTCTCAGTGTAAATATCACTGCACTCACATATCAGGCTTACATTCTGTTGCTGTACCCtttcttaaaactattgaaGAATATCTTGAAACAG agaaacttgaaaaattactCACTTCAGAAGAAAAGCAAACCTGCATAGTGGAGCATATCCTCTGTACCAAGCCTTTATCTGAAATGGAGTCAGTACCTGTTCTAGGTTTAGATGTGAGTGTAAATGATGCCAGCGTTAATTTGATTTGCCTTTTGGCTTCGTGGGAATTCCTCTGTTTTCCTTTAGT atgCTCTTATTTTTCACCACCTCCTCATctattatctgaaaattttgtcAATTCTGAAGAGGATGTTAACTCTTCAATACCATCATTTGAGCAGCTTATTGAAAAGGCACTTTCACGTTCTGTAAGTtgtccatttttaaaatctcaggCAACATCTGGGCACATTTTGTCTTCTCCTCAGCAGCAGCTAGACTTCTTGTGTGGAATTACGCAAAGATATAGAGAAGAATACATTCaaaaacttaatacagctcAAGCATTGTTAAGAAGCAG AATAAAAGTTCTTGTACAGCAGAAAGAATATCAGCTGAGAGATATTGCTCGAAGTCAACAGGAAAAGGAAGCTCTTCGCATAGGGGCAGAACGCCTTGCAGAGAAATATGAAGAAGCCAAAACAAGccaacaaaagttatttaatag AATCGAGACAGTGCTCCAAAAACTCCAACAAAATTCTCCTCATCTATCAAAAGCAGAAATTAACATGAATTCAACTTTGTTgtcttatgaagaaaaattgaagGACTTTAAAGCATCTTTAGACTTGATTAAGAAAAAGCTCAAACTTCAGAATGATAAGTTGAAAGAAACTGATGAATTAGCTTCCAGTTCTAAATCAAATCTTAACAATCTTACTCTAACTGAAGTTCAAACTAAGCACATTAAAGAGCTGATTTCTAAAGA GGGAGACTCTATTTCTGAGCTCATGAAAAAGGTCAATATAGTGAAGAAACAGGTAACAGTCTGA